Proteins encoded by one window of Actinocorallia herbida:
- a CDS encoding hemolysin family protein — protein MSAYLGNIVLVLVLIGVNAVLAGSEIALVSLREGQLRKLDRRKGRSARALVRLARDPNRFLATIQIGITLAGFLASATAAVTLSRPLVEPLAFLGGAADAVAIALVTLILTFFTLVLGELAPKRVAMQRAEGWSLFVARPLNFIAVLSRPIVWALGKATDGVVRLLGGDPEAAKEQLGAEELRDLVAGQRGLTAEQRTIITGALDIHERTLRSVLRPRRQVFVLRADLPVAEARAALAESGHSRAPVAAARHVDDIVGVANLRELISADGALPVARACRPALTFPESLKVAAALRRFRIERQQFALVMDEYGTVAGIVTLEDLLEEIVGEIYDENDRDVLAVTADDGALAVPGSFPLHDLPDVGVKLAPHGHADYTTVAGLVLALLGRIPDAPGDTVQAEGWEFEVTGVDRHAITSVRIRPAAMPRNEATENA, from the coding sequence ATGAGCGCCTATCTGGGGAACATCGTGCTCGTCCTTGTGCTGATCGGCGTCAACGCGGTGCTCGCCGGCAGCGAGATCGCCCTGGTGTCGCTCCGCGAAGGCCAGCTCCGCAAGCTGGACCGGCGCAAGGGCCGGTCCGCGAGGGCCCTCGTCCGGCTCGCGCGCGACCCCAACCGGTTCCTCGCCACCATCCAGATCGGCATCACCCTCGCCGGGTTCCTCGCCTCGGCGACCGCCGCGGTCACCCTGTCGCGCCCGCTCGTCGAGCCGCTGGCCTTCCTCGGCGGCGCCGCGGACGCCGTCGCCATCGCGCTGGTCACTCTCATCCTGACCTTCTTCACGCTGGTCCTCGGCGAACTGGCGCCCAAGCGGGTGGCGATGCAGCGAGCCGAGGGCTGGTCGCTGTTCGTCGCCCGGCCGCTGAACTTCATCGCCGTGCTGTCCCGGCCCATCGTCTGGGCGCTCGGCAAGGCCACCGACGGCGTAGTGCGGCTCCTGGGCGGCGACCCCGAGGCCGCCAAGGAGCAGCTCGGGGCCGAGGAACTGCGCGACCTCGTCGCCGGGCAGCGCGGCCTGACCGCGGAGCAGCGCACGATCATCACGGGCGCGCTCGACATCCACGAGCGCACCCTGCGGTCGGTCCTGCGACCCCGAAGGCAAGTGTTCGTCTTGCGCGCCGACCTTCCCGTCGCCGAGGCGCGCGCCGCCCTGGCCGAGTCCGGCCACTCGCGCGCGCCGGTCGCCGCCGCCCGGCACGTCGACGACATCGTCGGCGTCGCCAACCTCCGCGAGCTCATCTCCGCCGACGGAGCGCTGCCCGTCGCGCGTGCCTGCCGGCCCGCCCTGACGTTCCCCGAGTCCCTGAAGGTGGCCGCGGCGCTGCGCAGGTTCCGGATCGAACGCCAGCAGTTCGCCCTGGTCATGGATGAATACGGCACGGTCGCCGGGATCGTCACCCTGGAGGACCTGCTGGAGGAGATCGTCGGCGAGATCTACGACGAGAACGACCGGGACGTTCTGGCCGTCACCGCCGACGACGGCGCCCTGGCCGTCCCCGGATCGTTCCCGCTGCACGATCTGCCGGACGTCGGGGTCAAGCTCGCCCCGCACGGCCACGCCGACTACACGACCGTCGCGGGGCTGGTGCTCGCCTTGCTCGGCCGCATCCCCGACGCGCCGGGCGACACCGTCCAGGCCGAGGGCTGGGAGTTCGAGGTCACCGGGGTCGACCGGCACGCGATCACCAGCGTGCGGATCAGGCCCGCCGCCATGCCGCGGAACGAGGCGACCGAAAACGCCTAG
- a CDS encoding DHA2 family efflux MFS transporter permease subunit yields the protein MSGPALPSPRPRAVRGASAGAWQTVATVTLGTVMLVLNSSALNIALPLVAEHYEAGPLAATWTILGFMLVQTCLLVVAGRVADRFDRRRIYLLGIVLFTAASLVAGFAPSIGVLIALRVVQGVAAALVMANGTALIAAAVPPSRLSQSMGFYLGLMAAAPLIGPSLGGYLAENVGWEWVFWLNVPAGAAALVWGMLVLPRSRALSHDPIDAVGAALLTGWLGMLVLAVSQAGSQESAGSGWLPAVAGPLLFLGFVLRQRKAKVPLVDPSLFADRPFTLSGLATTLSAMGWIGNVFLLALYFQNVQGMSTAEAGLAVLPGPIIGMIASPIGGQLGRWFRADRIAVAGALTSMTGLTLPVLLLERDTPYPVIAAAMMLVSAGSGVFYTANTTMIMMGVPGDRLGVVNGVRLTLHNLGTVLGPAVAVAVATSRLAAADRHLLYATADARPSADALAGLVTGYRLAFAVFAVASLCATALLIAAVRTRTRAAAEPVGDASGTHDAVPIPNHDAQTGPRTEPAGRDTADAPPSERGA from the coding sequence ATGTCCGGGCCCGCCCTTCCCTCCCCCCGTCCCCGGGCCGTCCGCGGGGCTTCCGCGGGCGCGTGGCAGACCGTCGCGACGGTCACGCTCGGCACCGTCATGCTCGTGCTGAACTCCTCGGCGCTGAACATCGCGCTGCCTCTCGTCGCCGAGCACTACGAGGCGGGACCGCTCGCCGCGACCTGGACGATCCTCGGCTTCATGCTCGTGCAGACGTGCCTGCTCGTGGTGGCCGGACGCGTCGCCGACAGGTTCGACCGGCGCCGGATCTACCTGCTCGGCATCGTCCTGTTCACCGCGGCGAGCCTCGTCGCGGGCTTCGCCCCGTCGATCGGGGTGCTGATCGCGCTGCGCGTGGTGCAGGGCGTCGCGGCGGCGCTGGTGATGGCCAACGGCACGGCGCTCATCGCCGCCGCGGTGCCGCCGTCGCGGCTGAGCCAGAGCATGGGCTTCTACCTGGGCCTGATGGCCGCGGCCCCGCTCATCGGCCCGTCACTCGGCGGCTATCTCGCGGAGAACGTCGGTTGGGAGTGGGTCTTCTGGCTGAACGTCCCGGCCGGGGCCGCCGCGCTGGTCTGGGGCATGCTCGTGCTGCCGCGCTCGCGCGCCCTGTCCCACGACCCGATCGACGCGGTCGGCGCGGCCCTCCTCACCGGCTGGCTGGGCATGCTGGTGCTCGCGGTGTCCCAGGCCGGATCGCAGGAGAGCGCGGGCTCCGGCTGGCTGCCCGCGGTGGCCGGTCCGCTCCTCTTCCTGGGATTCGTCCTGCGGCAGCGCAAGGCCAAGGTTCCTCTCGTCGACCCATCGCTGTTCGCCGACCGGCCGTTCACCCTGAGCGGGCTCGCCACGACGCTGAGCGCGATGGGCTGGATCGGCAACGTCTTCCTGCTCGCGCTGTACTTCCAGAACGTCCAGGGCATGTCGACGGCCGAGGCGGGCCTCGCGGTGCTGCCCGGCCCGATCATCGGCATGATCGCCTCGCCGATCGGCGGGCAGCTCGGCCGCTGGTTCCGGGCCGACCGGATCGCGGTGGCCGGGGCGCTCACCTCGATGACGGGCCTCACCCTCCCCGTGCTCCTGCTGGAACGTGACACTCCCTACCCGGTGATCGCCGCGGCGATGATGCTGGTGTCGGCCGGCAGCGGCGTCTTCTACACCGCGAACACCACGATGATCATGATGGGCGTGCCCGGCGACCGGCTCGGCGTCGTCAACGGCGTCCGGCTGACCCTGCACAACCTCGGCACGGTGCTCGGCCCCGCCGTCGCCGTCGCGGTCGCGACCTCCCGGCTCGCCGCGGCCGACCGGCACCTGCTGTACGCGACGGCCGACGCCCGCCCCTCCGCCGACGCCCTCGCCGGACTCGTCACGGGATACCGCCTGGCCTTCGCCGTCTTCGCCGTCGCCTCCCTCTGCGCGACGGCCCTCCTCATCGCCGCGGTCCGCACCAGGACCCGCGCGGCCGCCGAGCCCGTCGGCGACGCGTCCGGAACGCACGATGCCGTCCCGATTCCGAACCACGACGCGCAGACCGGACCCCGCACGGAGCCCGCCGGACGCGACACCGCCGACGCCCCACCGTCGGAGCGCGGAGCGTAG
- a CDS encoding TetR/AcrR family transcriptional regulator, whose amino-acid sequence MGRTVPQRIMRVVLTRELIVHTAVELVERDGPDALSMRAVGEELGVSAMAMYRHVESKEDLIQGMAEYVMATLDVPDEQEGAWRDEARELVRAFRAIAREFPRSLALVLESRTRIPVTFRAIERALSLCVRAGLDGPTAIAVMRSMMAFTLGSQLREAGLGRVLAREPGDPAAAMRALGAARFPHVVAQHEALLDPDADADFEFGLELFLAAIEAGATPHRDPL is encoded by the coding sequence GTGGGCAGGACGGTTCCCCAGCGGATCATGCGGGTGGTCCTCACCCGCGAGCTGATCGTGCACACCGCCGTCGAACTGGTCGAGCGCGACGGTCCTGACGCCCTGTCGATGCGCGCGGTCGGCGAGGAGCTCGGCGTCAGCGCGATGGCGATGTACCGGCACGTGGAGAGCAAGGAAGACCTGATCCAGGGCATGGCCGAGTACGTCATGGCGACGCTCGACGTGCCCGACGAGCAGGAGGGCGCCTGGCGGGACGAGGCCCGGGAGCTGGTCCGGGCGTTCCGGGCGATCGCTCGCGAGTTCCCCCGCAGCCTCGCCCTCGTGCTGGAGAGCCGCACCCGCATCCCGGTGACGTTCCGGGCGATCGAAAGGGCGCTGAGCCTCTGCGTCCGGGCCGGTCTCGACGGGCCGACGGCGATCGCGGTGATGCGCTCGATGATGGCGTTCACCCTCGGCTCGCAGCTGCGCGAGGCGGGCCTCGGCAGGGTACTGGCCCGGGAGCCCGGCGACCCCGCCGCGGCGATGCGCGCCCTCGGCGCGGCCCGCTTCCCCCACGTCGTGGCCCAGCACGAGGCCCTGCTGGACCCGGACGCGGACGCCGACTTCGAGTTCGGCCTCGAACTCTTCCTCGCCGCCATCGAAGCAGGCGCCACCCCTCACCGAGACCCCCTCTGA
- a CDS encoding TetR/AcrR family transcriptional regulator, producing the protein MAAKGTAGRPALTRGLIVGTAIALVEREGAKALTMRKVAAELGVGTMSLYNHVPDRDNLLEGIAQEVFAELDTEAAADAGDWKAGARALVGAFGEAARRHPRTMHLVLTSRVDLEFPMRTTERALTVLEEAGFDAETSVRALRCLMSYAIGAQMMMSGALKMPEPPETAARLKQTGLPAEFLRTDLAGDFDIGLELLLAALDALRTRTP; encoded by the coding sequence ATGGCGGCGAAGGGGACGGCGGGGCGTCCGGCGCTCACACGCGGCCTCATCGTCGGGACGGCCATCGCGCTCGTCGAGCGGGAAGGCGCCAAGGCGCTGACGATGCGGAAGGTGGCCGCTGAGCTCGGCGTCGGGACGATGTCGCTGTACAACCATGTGCCCGACCGCGACAACCTTCTCGAAGGCATCGCGCAAGAGGTCTTCGCCGAACTCGACACCGAGGCCGCGGCCGACGCGGGCGACTGGAAGGCGGGGGCGCGGGCGCTGGTCGGGGCGTTCGGCGAGGCGGCCCGCAGGCATCCGCGGACGATGCACCTCGTCCTCACCAGCCGGGTGGACCTGGAGTTCCCCATGCGGACCACGGAACGCGCCCTGACCGTCCTGGAAGAGGCGGGATTCGACGCCGAGACGTCCGTGCGCGCCCTGCGCTGCCTGATGTCTTACGCGATCGGGGCGCAGATGATGATGAGCGGCGCCCTGAAAATGCCGGAACCGCCCGAGACCGCCGCCCGCCTCAAGCAGACCGGCCTCCCCGCCGAGTTCCTCCGCACCGACCTCGCCGGCGACTTCGACATCGGCTTGGAACTCCTTCTCGCCGCCCTCGACGCCCTCCGCACCCGAACCCCCTGA
- a CDS encoding MarR family winged helix-turn-helix transcriptional regulator: protein MPSRKELQDISAGLGPILPLLIRAIERRLDDEFPHPKPPETQLALMRLVGERDGITVREAAEALRMKPNNVSSLVSLLVAEGELIRLQDPADKRVAHLHITPRARARLAEVDALITTYTRDALATLSDAQITAIADAVPALTALAARLREP, encoded by the coding sequence GTGCCTTCCCGGAAGGAACTCCAAGACATCTCGGCCGGTCTCGGGCCGATCCTGCCGCTGCTGATCCGTGCGATCGAGCGCCGTCTCGACGATGAGTTCCCCCATCCCAAACCGCCGGAGACCCAGCTCGCCCTCATGCGGCTCGTCGGCGAACGCGACGGCATCACCGTCCGCGAGGCCGCCGAGGCGCTCCGCATGAAGCCCAACAACGTGAGCTCCCTGGTCTCCCTCCTGGTCGCCGAGGGCGAGTTGATCCGCCTCCAGGACCCCGCCGACAAGCGCGTCGCCCACCTCCACATCACCCCCCGCGCCCGAGCCCGCCTCGCCGAGGTCGACGCCCTCATCACCACCTACACCCGCGACGCCCTCGCGACCCTCTCCGACGCCCAGATCACGGCCATCGCGGACGCGGTCCCGGCCCTCACCGCCCTGGCCGCCCGTCTCCGCGAACCCTGA
- a CDS encoding MFS transporter translates to MDLQSPAKAPAKGEAEKAPRKLRSSPWAALAAVAFGLFMVGLDGSVVSVANPYIGAALDTSLSQLQWVTNAYLLALAALLVLGGKLGDRYGRRRFFLIGLVGFTVTSAIIGLVGSIEGVIVFRALQGAFGALLMPNTLGILRAVFPPRRFGIAVGIWAMVSSVSTALGPIIGGALVEQVGWEWVFYINVPIGVIGLVYGLWVLPETRNSTGHHRFDVPGVILLALGMVALVFGIVKGESWGWSDGRTYGVLILGLVLLLVFGLVENRTEHPLLPMRLFRNPSLTVGTLITAINFFTLLGSIFFIMLYQQNVRGHSALMAGVLILPLSIASVVASPVGAALTDRFGPRLTMPLGMVLQGASALTLMLLAVDSSYHLLWPPFVGLGLGVGMVMAASSEAIVGNAPVKDAGVAGGLQATALQIGGALGTSVLLSVLGSRAAGTIGSAFTDAGVPADVGAELTGHARETVALGVALVPPGADPGLATAITQATGEAFVTGVHAAAGTAGALCLIGAVVAIVVVRRGQSPVDVPAAH, encoded by the coding sequence ATGGATCTTCAGAGCCCCGCGAAGGCTCCCGCAAAGGGCGAGGCGGAAAAAGCCCCGCGCAAGCTGCGGTCCAGCCCCTGGGCCGCGCTCGCAGCCGTCGCGTTCGGCCTGTTCATGGTCGGTCTCGACGGCAGCGTCGTCTCCGTGGCCAACCCGTACATCGGTGCGGCACTCGACACCTCGCTGTCCCAGCTCCAATGGGTGACCAACGCCTACCTGCTGGCCCTCGCGGCCCTGCTCGTCCTCGGCGGCAAGCTCGGCGACCGCTACGGACGGCGCAGGTTCTTCCTCATCGGCCTCGTGGGCTTCACCGTGACGTCCGCGATCATCGGCCTCGTCGGCTCCATCGAAGGCGTCATCGTCTTCCGGGCGCTCCAGGGCGCCTTCGGCGCGCTGCTCATGCCGAACACCCTCGGCATCCTGCGCGCGGTCTTCCCGCCGCGGCGGTTCGGCATCGCCGTCGGCATCTGGGCCATGGTGTCCTCGGTCTCCACCGCGCTCGGCCCGATCATCGGCGGCGCGCTGGTCGAGCAGGTCGGCTGGGAGTGGGTCTTCTACATCAACGTCCCGATCGGCGTGATCGGCCTCGTCTACGGCCTCTGGGTGCTGCCCGAGACGCGCAACAGCACCGGCCACCACAGGTTCGACGTGCCCGGCGTGATCCTGCTGGCGCTCGGCATGGTCGCGCTCGTCTTCGGCATCGTCAAGGGCGAGAGCTGGGGCTGGAGCGACGGCCGCACCTACGGCGTGCTCATCCTCGGCCTGGTGCTCCTGCTCGTCTTCGGGCTCGTCGAGAACCGCACCGAGCACCCGCTGCTGCCGATGCGGCTGTTCCGCAACCCGTCGCTGACGGTCGGCACGCTGATCACCGCGATCAACTTCTTCACCCTGCTCGGGTCGATCTTCTTCATCATGCTCTACCAGCAGAACGTGCGCGGGCACTCGGCGCTCATGGCGGGCGTGCTCATCCTGCCGCTGAGCATCGCGTCCGTGGTCGCCTCGCCGGTCGGCGCCGCGCTCACCGACAGGTTCGGGCCGCGGCTCACCATGCCGCTCGGCATGGTGCTCCAGGGCGCCTCGGCGCTCACGCTGATGCTCCTCGCCGTGGACTCGTCCTACCACCTCCTGTGGCCGCCGTTCGTCGGACTCGGCCTCGGCGTCGGCATGGTGATGGCGGCGTCGTCGGAGGCGATCGTCGGGAACGCGCCGGTCAAGGACGCGGGCGTCGCGGGCGGCCTGCAGGCGACGGCGCTCCAGATCGGAGGCGCGCTCGGCACCTCGGTGCTGCTGTCGGTGCTCGGCTCCCGTGCCGCGGGGACGATCGGCAGCGCGTTCACCGACGCGGGCGTGCCGGCCGACGTCGGCGCGGAGCTCACCGGGCACGCCCGCGAGACCGTCGCGCTCGGGGTCGCCCTGGTGCCGCCGGGCGCGGACCCCGGACTCGCCACGGCGATCACCCAGGCGACGGGCGAGGCGTTCGTCACCGGGGTGCACGCCGCCGCCGGCACCGCGGGCGCCCTGTGCCTGATCGGCGCGGTCGTCGCGATCGTGGTCGTGCGCCGGGGCCAGAGCCCCGTCGACGTCCCCGCGGCCCACTAG
- a CDS encoding VOC family protein: MPEVVEYAWNTPSWVELNSPDVEESKRFYAELFGWGTYVLASDRLGDYEIFTQDGADGPEVAGLLQLADPVERPSWMFFFQTPDIETGLKRVTEAGGQVMLSGVDVGDLGRMGTAQDPYGLEFGLWQPYRHQGAARIDEPGALAWIELAGADPEEVSAFYVHALDWRVSALARDGAGERLEWTTDDGRPVASAVSSEEDPHWLPYFGVSDCASAADRAEAAGGRILSGPEDGAAGLISLITDPHGARMVLVCRAP, encoded by the coding sequence GTGCCGGAAGTCGTCGAGTACGCCTGGAACACGCCTTCGTGGGTGGAGCTGAACTCCCCCGACGTGGAGGAGTCGAAGCGCTTCTACGCCGAACTGTTCGGCTGGGGCACCTACGTCCTGGCCAGCGACCGACTGGGTGACTACGAGATCTTCACCCAGGACGGCGCGGACGGGCCCGAGGTCGCGGGGCTCCTGCAGCTCGCCGACCCGGTCGAGCGGCCCTCCTGGATGTTCTTCTTCCAGACGCCGGACATCGAGACCGGGCTCAAGCGGGTCACCGAGGCAGGGGGGCAGGTCATGCTGTCCGGCGTCGACGTGGGCGACCTCGGCCGGATGGGCACCGCGCAGGACCCTTATGGCCTGGAGTTCGGCCTCTGGCAGCCCTACCGGCACCAGGGCGCGGCCCGCATCGACGAACCGGGCGCGCTCGCCTGGATCGAGCTGGCCGGAGCCGACCCGGAAGAGGTGTCGGCCTTCTACGTGCACGCTTTGGACTGGCGGGTCAGCGCGCTGGCGCGTGACGGCGCGGGGGAGCGCCTGGAGTGGACCACCGATGACGGACGGCCCGTGGCCAGCGCCGTCTCGTCGGAGGAGGACCCGCACTGGTTGCCTTATTTCGGCGTCTCCGACTGCGCGTCGGCGGCGGACCGCGCGGAGGCGGCCGGGGGCAGGATCCTCAGCGGCCCCGAGGACGGCGCCGCAGGGCTGATCTCGCTGATCACCGACCCCCACGGTGCCCGGATGGTCTTGGTCTGTCGCGCGCCGTGA
- a CDS encoding mycothiol transferase, with the protein MDAVGVLEDGFARIKEVVHEAVEGLSKDDLAVQVDPEANSIAWLVWHLTRVQDDHVADVAERDQVWITGGWAERFGLPLDPYDTGFGHDAAQVAAVVADARSLRGYHDAVHRETIAYVRGLTAEDLDEVVDTSWDPPVTLAVRLVSVIADDLQHAGQAAYVKGLLQRR; encoded by the coding sequence ATGGACGCCGTGGGCGTGCTCGAGGACGGGTTCGCGCGGATCAAGGAGGTCGTGCACGAGGCCGTCGAAGGGCTGTCGAAGGACGATCTGGCCGTCCAGGTGGATCCGGAGGCCAACTCGATCGCCTGGCTGGTCTGGCATCTGACGCGGGTGCAGGACGACCACGTGGCCGACGTCGCGGAACGCGACCAGGTCTGGATCACCGGCGGCTGGGCCGAGAGGTTCGGCCTGCCCCTCGACCCCTACGACACGGGCTTCGGCCACGACGCCGCGCAGGTCGCCGCCGTCGTCGCCGACGCGAGGTCCCTGCGCGGGTATCACGACGCCGTTCACCGGGAGACGATCGCCTACGTGCGGGGCCTCACCGCCGAGGACCTCGACGAGGTCGTCGACACGTCCTGGGATCCGCCCGTCACCCTGGCCGTCCGGCTGGTGAGCGTCATCGCCGACGATCTCCAGCACGCGGGCCAGGCCGCCTATGTCAAGGGCCTCCTCCAACGGCGTTGA
- a CDS encoding Dyp-type peroxidase, with translation MDAQPMAGPLTSAAVFLVFTLEPGGEETARDLLRDLDGLRRAIGFRAASGGLTCVAGIGSDAWDRLYGGKRPALLHPFQELRGPAHTAPATPGDLLFHLRAERQDLCFELARQIHHRLGAHVTLADETHGFRYFDRRDLLGFVDGTENPEGEDAVAAATVGAEDPEFAGGGYAVVQKYLHDLESWNALPVEAQERAIGRTKLDDIELDDKPADAHLSLNVITDEDGEELEVVRYGMPFGGAANGAGGLYYLAYARDPRILERMLRNMFLGDGAAEHDRILDFSTAITGGLFFIPPAGLLESTDPAP, from the coding sequence ATGGATGCGCAGCCCATGGCCGGACCGCTCACGAGCGCGGCGGTCTTCCTGGTGTTCACCCTCGAACCCGGCGGCGAAGAGACCGCGCGCGATCTCCTGCGCGACCTCGACGGGCTGCGGCGCGCGATCGGCTTCCGGGCCGCGTCCGGCGGGCTGACCTGTGTCGCGGGCATCGGCTCGGACGCCTGGGACCGCCTCTACGGCGGAAAGCGCCCGGCGCTGCTGCACCCGTTCCAGGAACTGCGCGGACCGGCGCACACCGCCCCGGCGACCCCGGGCGACCTCCTCTTCCACCTCCGCGCGGAACGCCAGGACCTCTGCTTCGAACTCGCGCGGCAGATCCACCACAGGCTCGGCGCGCACGTCACGCTCGCCGACGAGACGCACGGATTCCGCTACTTCGACCGGCGCGACCTCCTCGGCTTCGTCGACGGCACCGAGAACCCCGAGGGCGAGGACGCGGTCGCCGCGGCGACGGTCGGCGCGGAAGATCCGGAGTTCGCGGGCGGCGGTTACGCGGTCGTGCAGAAGTACCTGCACGACCTGGAGTCCTGGAACGCCCTGCCGGTCGAGGCGCAGGAGCGCGCGATCGGCCGCACCAAGCTCGACGACATCGAACTCGACGACAAGCCCGCCGACGCCCATCTCTCGCTCAACGTCATCACCGACGAGGACGGCGAGGAACTCGAGGTCGTGCGTTACGGCATGCCTTTCGGCGGCGCGGCCAACGGCGCGGGCGGCCTCTACTACCTGGCTTACGCACGCGATCCCCGCATCCTCGAACGCATGCTCCGGAACATGTTCCTCGGCGACGGCGCCGCCGAGCACGACCGTATTCTCGACTTTTCCACCGCCATCACCGGCGGCCTTTTCTTCATCCCCCCGGCAGGCCTCCTGGAGTCCACGGACCCCGCTCCCTGA
- a CDS encoding SAM-dependent methyltransferase: MSSTSRGPGVGPWTGAEVDPTAAHSARMWNYWLGGKDNFEIDRQVAEEHAAKFPGIVHVARQVRAFLVRSVTLLAAEAGVRQFLDIGTGLPTANNTHEVAQRVSPDARIVYVDNDPLVLVHAQALLVGTAEGLTDYIEADVREPERILAEAARTLDFNEPIGLMMLGVLGQIPDADDPRGIVRTLVDALPSGSFVVIEDGVDTDTAQNDAIGDYNENPDSTASYHLRSVGFLTSYFDGLDLLPPGVVSCSRWRPDMRALAAPEVPDYGGVARKP, from the coding sequence ATGAGCAGCACCTCCCGGGGGCCCGGGGTCGGCCCCTGGACCGGAGCCGAGGTCGACCCGACGGCCGCGCACTCGGCCCGGATGTGGAACTACTGGCTCGGCGGCAAGGACAACTTCGAGATCGACCGCCAGGTGGCCGAGGAGCACGCCGCCAAGTTCCCCGGCATCGTGCACGTCGCCCGCCAGGTGCGCGCCTTCCTCGTCAGATCCGTGACGCTGCTGGCCGCCGAGGCGGGCGTCCGGCAGTTCCTCGACATCGGCACCGGGCTGCCGACCGCGAACAACACCCACGAGGTCGCCCAGCGGGTCTCCCCCGACGCCCGGATCGTCTACGTCGACAACGACCCGCTCGTCCTCGTGCACGCCCAGGCACTGCTCGTCGGCACGGCGGAGGGCCTGACCGACTACATCGAGGCCGACGTCCGCGAACCGGAGCGCATCCTCGCCGAAGCCGCCCGAACGCTCGACTTCAACGAGCCGATCGGGCTGATGATGCTCGGCGTGCTCGGCCAGATTCCCGACGCCGACGACCCGCGCGGCATCGTCCGGACCCTCGTGGACGCGCTCCCCTCCGGCAGCTTCGTCGTGATCGAGGACGGCGTCGACACCGACACGGCCCAGAACGACGCCATCGGCGACTACAACGAGAACCCCGACTCGACCGCCTCCTACCACCTGCGCAGCGTCGGCTTCCTCACCTCCTACTTCGACGGGCTCGACCTCCTGCCCCCGGGCGTCGTCTCCTGCTCGCGCTGGCGCCCCGACATGCGCGCCCTCGCCGCCCCGGAAGTGCCCGACTACGGCGGCGTCGCCCGCAAACCCTGA
- a CDS encoding alpha/beta hydrolase — protein sequence MSERLRGNPLGDPHERPLWVYTPPGYATGAGRYPVVYVIQGYTGRIGTWRQGAPWRASYPEMIDALFASAEVPPALVVFIDAWTRVGGSQYLDSPGTGDYHSYLCDEVVAFVDERYRTLPEARHRAITGKSSGGYGAMVTPLLRPDVFGSLATHAGDALFELSYQPFFPEAARTLRDSYDGDWNAFLSDFYSGRPAGSKASDMTLIELYGYAACYSALPDGTVQLPFDDLGVPVQDVWSRWLALDPVRMVPARAEAARSLHAVWIDAGNADEYHLDSGAIAYRRALQAAGLPDSRINFELFPAKHGAIEYRYPLALRWLAPRLAP from the coding sequence GTGAGTGAGCGGCTGCGGGGGAATCCGCTGGGCGATCCGCACGAGCGGCCGCTGTGGGTGTACACGCCGCCCGGTTATGCGACGGGGGCCGGGCGTTACCCCGTCGTCTATGTGATCCAGGGGTACACGGGGCGGATCGGGACCTGGCGGCAGGGGGCGCCCTGGCGGGCCAGCTATCCCGAGATGATCGACGCGCTGTTCGCGTCCGCCGAGGTGCCGCCCGCGCTCGTGGTGTTCATCGACGCCTGGACGCGCGTCGGCGGCAGCCAGTACCTGGACTCGCCGGGCACCGGCGACTACCACTCCTACCTCTGCGACGAGGTCGTCGCGTTCGTGGACGAGCGCTACCGGACGCTGCCCGAGGCGCGGCACCGGGCGATCACCGGCAAGTCCAGCGGGGGCTACGGCGCGATGGTCACGCCGCTGCTGCGGCCCGACGTGTTCGGCTCGCTCGCCACCCACGCCGGCGACGCCCTGTTCGAGCTCTCCTACCAGCCGTTCTTCCCGGAGGCGGCGCGGACGCTCCGCGACTCCTACGACGGCGACTGGAACGCCTTCCTTTCGGACTTCTACAGCGGTCGGCCTGCGGGGTCCAAGGCGAGCGACATGACCCTGATCGAGTTGTACGGGTACGCGGCCTGCTACTCGGCCCTGCCCGACGGAACCGTCCAGCTGCCCTTCGACGACCTGGGCGTCCCCGTCCAGGACGTCTGGTCGCGCTGGCTCGCCCTCGACCCCGTCCGGATGGTCCCGGCGCGCGCGGAGGCCGCCCGTTCCCTGCACGCCGTGTGGATCGACGCGGGAAACGCCGACGAGTACCACCTGGACTCCGGGGCGATCGCCTACCGGCGCGCCCTCCAGGCCGCCGGGCTTCCCGACTCCCGGATCAACTTCGAGCTCTTCCCGGCCAAGCACGGGGCCATCGAGTACCGCTACCCCCTCGCCCTGCGCTGGCTCGCCCCGCGCCTGGCCCCCTGA